A single window of Kitasatospora sp. HUAS MG31 DNA harbors:
- a CDS encoding GDSL-type esterase/lipase family protein: MALALPLLGVATPARAATGPTATVSMGDSYISGEAGRWKGNSDTTSGSRDGTDRAWTGSAYDPARVYGSTYASGCDRSDVAEVKSASGISQAQLNLACSGATSANVFRAANGGQSFKGEAPQADQLAALAGQYDIKLITLSVGGNDLGFADVISTCVQDYMVWWSYCHDDQQAAVDSRIDAAMAGAAKSVDEIRAVMSAAGYAQGSYRIVLQSYPSPIPRSSENRYPESGWSRTNTGGCPFWDQDADWARDSLVPQISDRLAGVAAAKGVQFLDLRDLLQGREVCAKATRLATPSTPPSATTSEWARFLDLGTTVQGTTQESFHPNYYAQLALGRCVTLINAKTSGNWSCRNTAGQDATGVYLAARP, from the coding sequence GTGGCGCTCGCCCTGCCCCTGCTGGGCGTCGCCACCCCCGCCCGGGCCGCCACCGGACCCACCGCCACCGTCTCCATGGGCGACAGCTACATCTCCGGTGAAGCCGGCCGCTGGAAGGGCAACAGCGACACCACCAGCGGCAGCCGGGACGGCACCGACCGCGCCTGGACCGGCAGTGCCTACGACCCGGCCCGGGTCTACGGCAGCACGTACGCGAGCGGGTGCGACCGCTCCGACGTGGCCGAGGTGAAGAGCGCCTCCGGCATCAGCCAGGCCCAGCTCAACCTGGCCTGCTCCGGCGCCACCAGCGCGAACGTCTTCCGCGCCGCCAACGGCGGGCAGTCCTTCAAGGGCGAGGCGCCGCAGGCCGACCAGCTCGCCGCCCTCGCGGGCCAGTACGACATCAAGCTGATCACGCTCTCGGTCGGCGGCAACGACCTCGGCTTCGCCGACGTGATCTCCACCTGTGTCCAGGACTACATGGTCTGGTGGTCGTACTGCCACGACGACCAGCAGGCTGCGGTGGACTCCAGGATCGACGCGGCGATGGCCGGCGCGGCGAAGTCCGTGGACGAGATCCGCGCCGTGATGTCGGCCGCCGGGTACGCCCAGGGCAGCTACCGGATCGTGCTGCAGTCCTACCCCTCGCCGATCCCGCGCAGCTCCGAGAACCGCTACCCGGAGAGCGGCTGGTCCCGGACCAACACCGGCGGCTGCCCGTTCTGGGACCAGGACGCCGACTGGGCCCGCGACTCGCTGGTGCCGCAGATCTCCGACCGGCTGGCCGGCGTGGCCGCGGCCAAGGGCGTGCAGTTCCTCGACCTGCGCGACCTGCTGCAGGGCCGCGAGGTGTGCGCCAAGGCGACCCGCCTGGCCACCCCGAGCACGCCGCCCTCCGCGACCACCAGCGAGTGGGCCCGCTTCCTGGACCTCGGCACCACCGTCCAGGGCACCACACAGGAGTCGTTCCACCCCAACTACTACGCCCAGCTCGCCCTCGGCCGCTGCGTCACCCTGATCAACGCCAAGACCAGCGGTAACTGGTCCTGCCGCAACACGGCCGGCCAGGACGCCACCGGGGTGTACCTGGCCGCCAGGCCCTGA
- a CDS encoding aminotransferase class I/II-fold pyridoxal phosphate-dependent enzyme — protein MLGEYRIKGRRASEIAADVERAVGSGELPPGTALPPMRDLAVELGVNPNTVAAAYRLLRDRGVIETAGRRGSRIRPKPVTTPRDQARIPVPPGARDLSTGNPDPALLPPLGPALARAAEQGSALYGHPAADPELLALARASFHADGAPDGSLAVLSGALDTIGRVLSAALRPGDLVAVEDPGWGSLLDLLPALGLRTAPIGLDEEGPLPGQVAAALAAGARGLIVTSRAQNPTGAALTAERAAALRAVLAEHPGTLLIEDDHGHGMVDQPFRSLAAGADGEPTVASWVLVRSAAKAFAPDLRVAVAIGDPATVGRVLGRQRLDAGWVSHLLQRAVAELWRTDAVPAAELSAVYRRRRDALLTALAGHGIAGYGRSGLNVWVPVADETAVTAGLLQRGWVAAPGARFRVQSAPGVRLTVADLQPAEAQRLADDLAEVLGASGGGARLI, from the coding sequence GTGCTAGGAGAGTATCGGATCAAGGGGCGGCGTGCCAGCGAGATCGCGGCCGACGTCGAACGCGCGGTCGGCTCCGGCGAGCTCCCGCCGGGCACGGCCCTGCCGCCCATGCGCGACCTGGCCGTCGAGCTGGGCGTCAACCCCAACACCGTGGCGGCGGCCTACCGCCTGCTGCGCGACCGCGGCGTGATCGAGACCGCCGGCCGCCGCGGCAGCCGGATCCGCCCCAAGCCCGTCACCACCCCGCGCGACCAGGCCCGGATCCCCGTCCCGCCCGGTGCCCGCGACCTGTCCACCGGCAACCCCGACCCGGCGCTCCTCCCCCCGCTCGGCCCCGCCCTGGCCCGGGCCGCCGAGCAGGGCTCCGCGCTCTACGGACACCCCGCCGCCGACCCCGAGCTGCTCGCCCTCGCCCGCGCCTCCTTCCACGCCGACGGCGCCCCCGACGGCTCCCTCGCCGTGCTCTCCGGCGCCCTGGACACCATCGGCCGCGTCCTGTCCGCCGCGCTGCGCCCCGGCGACCTGGTCGCCGTGGAGGACCCGGGCTGGGGCAGCCTGCTCGACCTGCTGCCCGCGCTCGGGCTGCGCACCGCCCCGATCGGCCTGGACGAGGAGGGCCCGCTGCCCGGGCAGGTGGCCGCCGCGCTGGCCGCCGGCGCCCGCGGCCTGATCGTCACCAGCCGGGCCCAGAACCCCACCGGCGCCGCCCTCACCGCCGAGCGGGCCGCGGCCCTGCGCGCCGTCCTGGCCGAGCACCCCGGCACCCTGCTGATCGAGGACGACCACGGCCACGGCATGGTCGACCAGCCGTTCCGGTCCCTGGCCGCGGGCGCGGACGGCGAGCCCACCGTCGCCTCCTGGGTGCTGGTCCGGTCCGCCGCCAAGGCCTTCGCCCCCGACCTGCGGGTGGCCGTCGCGATCGGCGACCCGGCCACCGTCGGCCGGGTGCTCGGCCGTCAGCGGCTGGACGCCGGCTGGGTCAGCCACCTGCTCCAGCGCGCCGTGGCCGAGCTGTGGCGCACCGACGCCGTCCCCGCCGCCGAGCTCTCCGCGGTCTACCGGCGCCGCCGCGACGCCCTGCTCACCGCCCTCGCCGGCCATGGCATCGCCGGGTACGGGCGCAGCGGGCTGAACGTCTGGGTGCCGGTGGCGGACGAGACCGCGGTGACCGCCGGGCTGCTCCAGCGCGGCTGGGTGGCCGCCCCGGGTGCCCGGTTCCGGGTCCAGTCGGCGCCCGGCGTACGGCTCACGGTGGCCGACCTCCAGCCGGCCGAGGCGCAGCGGCTGGCGGACGACCTGGCCGAGGTGCTGGGTGCCTCGGGAGGCGGAGCGCGACTGATCTGA
- a CDS encoding pyridoxamine 5'-phosphate oxidase family protein, protein MSDTASYARTPRTVPTRYRDRAVWEKEAVNAVLDAGYLCHLGFVRDGAPVVLPTIYARVGERLYVHGSTGSRPMRGAADDQGMAVCVTVTLVDGLVLAKSAFNHSVNYRSVVAHGTAYQVTDAEELTVALDALVDQAVPGRSADVRPANARERAATAVVRLDLDEVSAKVRAAGAGDEEEDLDLPYWAGVVPVTQVFGAPEPAPHTTVPLPAYLRG, encoded by the coding sequence ATGTCGGACACCGCCTCGTACGCCCGCACCCCCCGCACCGTCCCCACCCGCTACCGCGACCGCGCCGTCTGGGAGAAGGAGGCCGTCAACGCCGTCCTCGACGCCGGCTACCTCTGCCACCTCGGTTTCGTCCGCGACGGCGCGCCCGTGGTGCTGCCCACGATCTACGCCCGGGTCGGCGAGCGGCTGTACGTCCACGGCTCCACCGGCAGCCGCCCGATGCGCGGCGCCGCCGACGATCAGGGGATGGCGGTCTGCGTCACCGTGACCCTGGTGGACGGCCTGGTGCTGGCCAAGTCCGCCTTCAACCACTCCGTCAACTACCGCTCCGTGGTGGCCCACGGCACCGCGTACCAGGTCACCGACGCCGAGGAGCTGACCGTGGCGCTGGACGCCCTGGTCGACCAGGCCGTCCCCGGCCGCTCCGCCGACGTCCGCCCGGCCAACGCCAGGGAGCGCGCCGCCACCGCTGTCGTCCGGCTCGACCTGGACGAGGTCTCCGCCAAGGTCCGCGCCGCCGGCGCCGGGGACGAGGAGGAGGACCTGGACCTCCCGTACTGGGCCGGCGTCGTCCCGGTCACCCAGGTGTTCGGCGCACCGGAGCCCGCCCCGCACACCACCGTCCCGCTGCCCGCCTACCTCAGGGGCTGA
- a CDS encoding sugar porter family MFS transporter, with translation MGGFLFGYDSAVINGAVTGIQKHFGVGNGETAFVVAIALLGSAAGAVVAGRLADHLGRVRTMLLAATLFAVSGIGSMFPPNVQVLAVWRVVGGVAIGIASVVAPTYIAEVAPTAYRGRLASFQQMAIVLGITVSQLANYALNEGAGGESTNHLGGVQAWQWMLGVETVPAVVYGIMALAIPESPRYLIADRREDEARKVLTEVEGEGADLDARVAEIRSVLDTTQKPRARDLTGGRFGLLPIVWIGIGASVFQQFVGINVIFYYSSFLWQSVGIDESNSLLISLSTSIVNVVGTVIAMALVDRIGRKPLALAGSAGMAASLTVAAWAFSFREGTGNTATLDDFHATVALVAAHVFVFCFAFSWGVVVWVLLGEMFPGAIRALALSVAASAQWIANWAITVSFPSLADWNLSATYGIYAAFALLSIPFVAFCIRETRGRALEEMG, from the coding sequence ATGGGCGGCTTCCTGTTCGGCTACGACAGCGCCGTCATCAACGGCGCGGTGACGGGCATCCAGAAGCACTTCGGCGTGGGCAACGGCGAGACCGCCTTCGTGGTGGCCATCGCGCTGCTCGGCTCGGCGGCCGGCGCGGTGGTCGCCGGGCGGCTGGCCGACCACCTGGGCCGGGTCCGCACCATGCTGCTGGCGGCGACGCTGTTCGCGGTCAGCGGGATCGGCTCGATGTTCCCGCCCAACGTCCAGGTGCTGGCCGTCTGGCGGGTGGTCGGCGGCGTGGCCATCGGCATCGCCTCGGTGGTCGCGCCGACGTACATCGCCGAGGTCGCGCCCACCGCGTACCGCGGCCGGCTGGCCTCCTTCCAGCAGATGGCGATCGTGCTCGGCATCACCGTCTCCCAGCTGGCCAACTACGCGCTGAACGAGGGCGCCGGCGGGGAGTCCACCAACCACCTGGGCGGGGTGCAGGCCTGGCAGTGGATGCTCGGCGTGGAGACCGTCCCCGCCGTGGTCTACGGGATCATGGCGCTGGCGATCCCCGAGTCCCCGCGCTACCTGATCGCCGACCGGCGCGAGGACGAGGCCCGCAAGGTGCTTACCGAGGTGGAGGGCGAGGGTGCCGACCTGGACGCCCGGGTGGCCGAGATCCGGTCCGTGCTGGACACCACGCAGAAGCCGCGGGCCCGGGACCTCACCGGCGGCCGGTTCGGGCTGCTGCCGATCGTCTGGATCGGCATCGGCGCCTCGGTGTTCCAGCAGTTCGTCGGCATCAACGTGATCTTCTACTACTCCTCCTTCCTGTGGCAGTCGGTGGGCATCGACGAGTCCAACTCGCTGCTGATCAGCCTCTCCACCTCGATCGTCAACGTGGTCGGCACGGTGATCGCGATGGCCCTGGTGGACCGGATCGGACGCAAGCCGCTGGCGCTCGCCGGCTCGGCCGGCATGGCCGCCTCGCTGACCGTCGCCGCCTGGGCGTTCTCCTTCCGCGAGGGCACCGGCAACACCGCCACCCTGGACGACTTCCACGCCACCGTCGCCCTGGTGGCGGCGCACGTCTTCGTGTTCTGCTTCGCCTTCTCCTGGGGCGTGGTGGTCTGGGTGCTGCTCGGCGAGATGTTCCCGGGCGCCATCCGGGCGCTGGCCCTCTCGGTGGCCGCCTCCGCGCAGTGGATCGCCAACTGGGCGATCACCGTCAGCTTCCCCAGCCTGGCCGACTGGAACCTGTCGGCCACCTACGGCATCTACGCCGCCTTCGCGCTGCTGTCCATCCCGTTCGTCGCGTTCTGCATCCGGGAGACCAGGGGCCGGGCCCTGGAGGAGATGGGCTGA
- a CDS encoding dienelactone hydrolase family protein, translated as MSGSAQHVTFPGDGQTAHGYLVLPPQAVGPGLVVVPGQQGLTGHIRAMADRFAEEGFVALAPDLPSGAPADGELPPEQAVVDLRGAVDFLLGHPQVVGDSVGAVGFCRGGGLSLVLAAQEGDRVAAVVPFYGLPADDLFEYRGLTAHVLGHYAEEDDANPVTAVDEAAIRIGEATDRRPEIHFYPAGHAFMNEENPAGAYDALQARTAWLRTLSFLWAHLG; from the coding sequence ATGAGCGGCTCGGCACAGCATGTCACCTTCCCCGGCGACGGGCAGACGGCCCACGGCTACCTGGTCCTCCCGCCCCAGGCGGTCGGCCCCGGACTGGTGGTGGTCCCCGGACAGCAGGGCCTGACCGGCCACATCCGGGCCATGGCCGACCGGTTCGCCGAGGAGGGCTTCGTCGCCCTCGCCCCCGACCTGCCCTCCGGTGCCCCGGCCGACGGTGAACTCCCGCCCGAGCAGGCCGTGGTGGACCTGCGCGGCGCCGTGGACTTCCTGCTCGGCCATCCGCAGGTGGTCGGCGACTCGGTCGGCGCGGTCGGCTTCTGCCGGGGCGGCGGACTCTCCCTCGTCCTCGCCGCGCAGGAGGGCGACCGGGTCGCCGCGGTGGTCCCGTTCTACGGCCTGCCGGCCGACGACTTGTTCGAGTACCGGGGACTGACCGCCCACGTCCTCGGCCACTACGCCGAGGAGGACGACGCCAACCCGGTCACGGCGGTGGACGAGGCCGCGATCCGGATCGGCGAGGCCACCGACCGCCGGCCCGAGATCCACTTCTACCCGGCCGGCCACGCCTTCATGAACGAGGAGAACCCCGCCGGCGCCTACGACGCCCTCCAGGCCCGCACCGCCTGGCTGCGGACCCTCAGCTTCCTCTGGGCCCACCTCGGCTGA
- a CDS encoding MFS transporter codes for MTTALRPTHSRRPAWAGRNFTLHTSATVISGLGNAAAPIATAFAVLEHGGGTSEVGYVTAARMVPLVLLLLIGGALADRLPRHRVMVGANLFNALSQAVLAALVLAGPVGLPPLLLLSAAGGAGQAFYGPAAQGVILQSVDAEHSARAFSVYRMAVNGAQIGGAALGGALVGLIGPGWVLALDAGCFVLAAALRTLLDLPAASEASPGEPGSSPAPDMLGELRAGWREFIGRRWLWAVVLQFSVVMACIEAVEAVYGPVVAKQRLGGAGAWGTAMAAFSVGMLAAGLLTARRQPRRILLVGNLGVFLFALPAVALAVAAPVPVLAAAMFVSGAGVTVFGVNWMLALQQEIPVELTSRVSAYDALGSLALTPVGLAAAGPAADLLGLDGALWACAATTLLLAAAVLVVPEVRRLSRATGDRPAVGDRAPAPAPALN; via the coding sequence ATGACCACCGCCCTCCGCCCGACCCACAGCCGCCGACCCGCCTGGGCCGGACGGAACTTCACCCTGCACACCTCCGCCACCGTGATCAGCGGCCTCGGCAACGCCGCCGCACCGATCGCCACCGCCTTCGCCGTCCTGGAGCACGGCGGCGGCACCTCCGAGGTCGGCTACGTCACGGCCGCCCGGATGGTCCCGCTGGTCCTCCTGCTGCTGATCGGCGGCGCGCTGGCCGACCGGCTGCCCCGGCACCGGGTGATGGTCGGCGCCAACCTGTTCAACGCCCTCTCCCAGGCCGTCCTGGCGGCCCTGGTGCTCGCCGGCCCGGTCGGCCTGCCGCCCCTGCTGCTGCTCTCCGCCGCGGGCGGCGCCGGGCAGGCCTTCTACGGCCCGGCCGCCCAGGGGGTGATCCTGCAGAGCGTCGACGCCGAGCACTCGGCCCGCGCGTTCTCGGTCTACCGGATGGCCGTGAACGGCGCCCAGATCGGCGGCGCGGCCCTCGGCGGCGCCCTGGTCGGGCTGATCGGCCCCGGCTGGGTGCTCGCCCTGGACGCCGGCTGCTTCGTCCTCGCCGCCGCCCTGCGCACCCTGCTCGACCTGCCCGCCGCCTCCGAGGCCTCCCCCGGCGAACCGGGCTCCTCGCCGGCCCCCGACATGCTGGGCGAACTCCGGGCCGGCTGGCGCGAGTTCATCGGCCGCCGCTGGCTGTGGGCGGTGGTGCTGCAGTTCTCCGTGGTGATGGCCTGCATCGAGGCGGTGGAGGCGGTGTACGGCCCGGTGGTGGCGAAGCAGCGCCTCGGCGGCGCGGGCGCCTGGGGTACCGCGATGGCCGCGTTCAGCGTCGGCATGCTGGCCGCCGGCCTGCTGACGGCCCGCCGGCAGCCCCGCCGGATCCTGCTGGTCGGCAACCTCGGCGTCTTCCTGTTCGCCCTGCCCGCCGTCGCGCTGGCGGTGGCGGCACCCGTCCCGGTGCTGGCCGCCGCGATGTTCGTCTCCGGCGCGGGGGTGACCGTCTTCGGGGTCAACTGGATGCTCGCGCTGCAGCAGGAGATCCCCGTCGAGCTGACCTCCCGGGTCTCCGCGTACGACGCGCTCGGCTCGCTGGCGCTCACCCCGGTCGGCCTGGCCGCGGCCGGACCGGCCGCCGACCTGCTCGGGCTGGACGGCGCGCTGTGGGCCTGTGCCGCGACCACCCTGCTGCTGGCGGCGGCCGTGCTGGTCGTCCCCGAGGTGCGGCGGCTGTCCCGGGCCACCGGGGACCGTCCCGCCGTCGGCGACCGCGCCCCCGCGCCCGCACCCGCACTGAACTGA
- a CDS encoding HAD domain-containing protein, with translation MTRPLLFLDADGVLNPLDPHPDAGFTAHTVLGYRVLLADRHADWLNELAGTYDLVWATTWEEEANLHLAPLLGLPELPVVRFNGYVAQPDDPKVPLMELLSARKWAPLLRYARGRPFAWVDDCIPPRLVRRSLLRRDRLLMAIDPVEGLERYHVDRLLNRPPAARRFRRARRPGE, from the coding sequence GTGACCCGACCCCTGCTGTTCCTCGACGCGGACGGCGTGCTCAACCCGCTCGACCCGCACCCGGACGCCGGCTTCACCGCCCACACCGTGCTCGGCTACCGGGTCCTGCTCGCGGACCGGCACGCCGACTGGCTGAACGAACTGGCCGGGACGTACGACCTGGTGTGGGCCACCACCTGGGAGGAGGAGGCCAACCTCCACCTCGCGCCGCTGCTCGGACTGCCCGAGCTGCCGGTGGTCCGCTTCAACGGGTACGTGGCGCAGCCGGACGACCCGAAGGTCCCGCTGATGGAACTGCTCTCCGCCCGCAAGTGGGCCCCGCTGCTGCGGTACGCCCGGGGCCGGCCGTTCGCCTGGGTCGACGACTGCATCCCGCCCCGGCTGGTCCGCCGCTCGCTGCTGCGCCGGGACCGGCTGCTGATGGCGATCGACCCGGTGGAGGGCCTGGAGCGGTACCACGTGGACCGCCTGCTGAACCGCCCCCCGGCCGCCCGCCGCTTCCGGCGCGCCCGTCGGCCGGGCGAGTGA
- a CDS encoding PhzF family phenazine biosynthesis protein, translated as MRIRIIDAFTDRPFAGNPAAVCLLDGPDWPETAWMRRVAAEMNHSETAFALPLAAGGGAEWGLRWFTPVEEVNLCGHATLATVHALRSDGLAAGAWVRFSTLSGILRARPEPDGSITLDFPAAPVAPAAVPDGLREALGRPVQELYDTGAVGDLLAVLPSEHAVRALAPDLGALALLPIQGVIATAPADDPNGGYDFVSRVFCPGIGIPEDPVTGSAHTALAPFWAQRLGRPAVTGYQASVRGGLVACEATTDRVLLSGRAVTVLDGTLHSHP; from the coding sequence ATGCGCATCCGGATCATCGACGCCTTCACCGATCGCCCGTTCGCGGGGAACCCCGCCGCGGTGTGCCTGCTGGACGGGCCCGACTGGCCGGAGACCGCGTGGATGCGGCGGGTCGCGGCGGAGATGAACCACTCCGAGACCGCCTTCGCCCTGCCGCTGGCCGCCGGCGGCGGGGCCGAGTGGGGGCTGCGCTGGTTCACCCCGGTCGAGGAGGTCAACCTCTGCGGCCACGCCACCCTCGCCACCGTGCACGCCCTGCGCTCGGACGGCCTCGCGGCGGGCGCCTGGGTGCGGTTCAGCACGCTCTCCGGCATCCTGCGGGCCCGCCCCGAGCCGGACGGCTCGATCACCCTGGACTTCCCGGCCGCGCCCGTCGCCCCCGCCGCCGTCCCGGACGGCCTGCGCGAGGCCCTCGGCCGCCCCGTCCAGGAGCTGTACGACACCGGCGCGGTGGGCGACCTGCTGGCGGTCCTGCCCAGCGAGCACGCCGTCCGGGCCCTCGCCCCCGACCTCGGCGCCCTCGCCCTGCTCCCGATCCAGGGCGTGATCGCCACCGCCCCGGCCGACGACCCGAACGGCGGGTACGACTTCGTCTCCCGGGTGTTCTGCCCCGGCATCGGCATCCCCGAGGACCCGGTCACCGGCAGCGCCCACACCGCCCTCGCCCCGTTCTGGGCGCAGCGGCTGGGCCGCCCCGCGGTGACGGGCTACCAGGCCTCCGTCCGCGGCGGCCTGGTGGCCTGCGAGGCCACCACCGACCGCGTCCTCCTCTCCGGCCGCGCCGTCACCGTCCTCGACGGCACCCTCCACAGCCACCCCTGA
- a CDS encoding S28 family serine protease, with protein MRPLLRGLLAAALLITAPGLGLAVPAAAAAQGDTRTADSRSADIRDRLAAIPGMKVTEEKPTTTGHRYFLLTYTQPIDHARPWRGTFEQRFSVLHRADDRPTVFYTNGYTLGTNPSRTEPTRLTDGNQVSIEYRYFTPSRPEPADWTKAGIEQAAADAHRLITALKSVYRGAWISTGASKGGMSSVYHRRFYPHDVDGTVAYVAPNDVNDREDSAYTAFFRQVGTPECRAALNTAQRELLARRATLEPRYAADNAAQGNTFETVGSADRGYEVGVLDVVWAFWQYSGEADCAEVPPATATDDQLYAWFDTHSGVTSNSDASLAGYTAYYYQAGTQLGAPTFDVSHLKDLLHYDYRELYSPRSYVPRSIPMRFDPSAMRDVDRWVRNSAQRIIFVYGQNDPWGAERFGLGRGSRDSYVYTAAGANHGAKIGSLGAAESAAATAKLRDWAGLAEAPTLAPGRGIPPFGELDAEGLKQERHRL; from the coding sequence ATGCGACCTCTGCTCCGCGGGCTGCTCGCCGCCGCCCTGCTGATAACCGCCCCCGGCCTCGGCCTGGCCGTCCCCGCCGCGGCCGCCGCCCAGGGCGACACCCGGACGGCCGACAGCCGAAGCGCCGACATCCGGGACCGGCTGGCGGCCATCCCCGGGATGAAGGTCACCGAGGAGAAGCCCACCACCACCGGCCACCGGTACTTTCTGCTGACGTACACCCAGCCGATCGACCACGCCCGGCCGTGGCGCGGCACCTTCGAGCAGCGGTTCAGCGTGCTGCACCGGGCCGACGACCGGCCCACCGTCTTCTACACCAACGGCTACACCCTCGGCACCAACCCGTCGCGCACCGAACCCACCCGGCTGACCGACGGCAACCAGGTCTCCATCGAGTACCGCTACTTCACCCCCTCCCGCCCCGAGCCCGCCGACTGGACCAAGGCCGGCATCGAACAGGCCGCCGCCGACGCCCACCGGCTGATCACCGCGCTCAAGTCCGTGTACCGCGGCGCCTGGATCTCCACCGGCGCCAGCAAGGGCGGGATGTCCTCGGTCTACCACCGCCGCTTCTACCCGCACGACGTGGACGGCACCGTCGCGTACGTCGCGCCCAACGACGTCAACGACCGCGAGGACTCCGCCTACACCGCCTTCTTCCGGCAGGTCGGCACCCCCGAGTGCCGGGCCGCCCTGAACACCGCCCAGCGCGAACTGCTCGCCCGCCGCGCCACCCTGGAACCCCGCTACGCCGCCGACAACGCCGCCCAGGGCAACACCTTCGAGACCGTGGGCAGCGCCGACCGCGGCTACGAGGTCGGGGTGCTCGACGTCGTCTGGGCGTTCTGGCAGTACAGCGGCGAGGCGGACTGCGCGGAGGTGCCGCCCGCCACGGCCACGGACGACCAGCTCTACGCCTGGTTCGACACCCACTCCGGCGTCACCTCGAACAGCGACGCCTCGCTGGCCGGGTACACGGCGTACTACTACCAGGCCGGGACGCAGCTGGGAGCGCCCACGTTCGACGTCTCGCACCTGAAGGACCTGCTGCACTACGACTACCGGGAGCTCTACTCGCCGCGGAGCTACGTGCCGCGGTCGATCCCGATGCGGTTCGACCCGTCCGCCATGCGGGACGTCGACCGGTGGGTGCGGAACTCCGCGCAGCGGATCATCTTCGTCTACGGGCAGAACGACCCGTGGGGCGCGGAGCGGTTCGGCCTCGGCCGGGGCAGCCGGGACAGCTACGTGTACACCGCGGCCGGGGCCAACCACGGGGCGAAGATCGGGTCGCTGGGGGCGGCGGAGTCCGCGGCGGCCACGGCGAAGCTGCGGGACTGGGCCGGGCTGGCGGAGGCCCCGACGCTGGCGCCGGGGCGGGGGATCCCGCCGTTCGGGGAGCTGGACGCGGAGGGGCTGAAGCAGGAGCGGCACCGGCTCTGA
- a CDS encoding MarR family transcriptional regulator: MKPIGYWLNRTDHALTTAMDALLAEFGLTRLAWQVLNVVEDTAQARDADVHTVLAANADAAARTAALETVLADGWADRPSPGRLDLTADGRARLARVAERVADFRTRCTEGVPAEDYRTAVAVLERITRNLEPPASR; encoded by the coding sequence ATGAAACCCATCGGGTACTGGCTCAACCGCACCGACCACGCCCTCACCACCGCCATGGACGCCCTGCTGGCCGAGTTCGGCCTCACCCGGCTGGCCTGGCAGGTCCTCAACGTCGTCGAGGACACCGCGCAGGCCCGGGACGCCGACGTCCACACCGTCCTGGCCGCCAACGCCGACGCCGCCGCCCGCACCGCGGCCCTCGAAACCGTCCTCGCCGACGGCTGGGCCGACCGCCCGTCACCCGGGCGCCTCGACCTGACCGCCGACGGCCGCGCCCGCCTCGCCCGGGTCGCCGAACGGGTCGCCGACTTCCGTACGCGGTGCACCGAGGGCGTCCCGGCCGAGGACTACCGCACCGCCGTCGCCGTCCTGGAGCGCATCACCCGCAATCTGGAGCCCCCGGCCTCCCGGTGA